In the genome of Marinomonas algicola, the window TCGATAAATGGACGGGCATTACCGTTGGAGTGGGAATCGGGCCCACCAAGACTCTGGCGAAGTTGGCGAACCATGCGGCGAAGAAATATCCAGCCACCGGTTCGGTGGTGGATTTGATGGACCCAGACAGGCAAAAGCGTTTGCTTGCCTTGGTTGATGTAAGTGATGTGTGGGGTGTTGGCCGTCGTACCACGGCAAGGTTAAACGCGAGGAAAATTTATACCGCGTTGGATCTAGCGAACGCGAACCCAAAATCCATGCGGGGAGAATTTTCTGTCGTACTGGAGCGAACCATTGAGGAGTTAAATGGGGTGTCGTGTTTGGATTTAGAAACGGTAAAACCAGCAAAACAGCAAATTATTTGCAGTCGGTCATTCGGTCATAAGGTGACAGACAAGCAGGAGCTAGGGGAAGCCATCGCTAAATACACAACCAGAGCCGCAGAGAAGCTACGCGGCGAAAAACGCCTTTGCCGTGTGGTGAGTGTGTTTATTCGAACCAGCCCCTTTATTCCAAACGAACCGCAGTACTCGAAAATTCTGTCTGCCGAACTGCCTAACCCAACACAAGATACGCGGGATTTACTTGAAGTAGCTAAGGCGATTTTTGATTATATCTATCGTTCAGGCTTTCGTTACGCCAAAGGCGGTGTGATTTTATCCGATTTCTATGAATACGGCGCCTTTCAAGAAGACTTGTTCAGGCCATCATCTGGTAAACGCCATTCAAAATCCCTGATGAAGGTTGTGGATCAGATAAACCACAGTGGCCTTGGTAACGTCTTCTTCGCTTCACAAGGCGTGTCACCACAATGGTCAATGAAACGAGAACACCTATCACCAGCCTATACGACTCGGTGGAGAGACTTACCTAAAGTTTGGTGAGGATAGAGCAAGAACGTATCCGTGTCATATCAACGTCCTTTTACCGACCGCGAGTTCAGCAACACAGGTTGTAAAACTCGTAAAAAAAATTTGGACTTATTCGAATCTTCCTGACAGCTGGGTTAATAACTCAGCCCTGCTAGGCGGTTGTGATCTGATTTAATAGCTTCTTCCATAAAGTCAAAGAAAGCTTTCATTTTGGCGGAATTTTCTAAATCGTTGTGAGTCATCATCCAAAGATCTGTACTCTGGTTTATCATATTAACCTCTATTTTCTGAAGAATGTCAGAACTGTCTCCAATAAAACAAGGCAGGTAAGCAAGACCCATCTTATGTTCAGCCGCTGCCATCAACGGCTCAAAAGAGTCTGTTTTCATAACTATTTTTTCTTCCAAAATCAGCTCTGACACTTGTCGAGACGCGTTACCTTGATACATGATTAACCAAGATGCAGATTCAAGAGGATGCTTACCTTGAAGGCTATTGATATAACTTGGTGCCCCGTATACACCAAAGGCTATTTTACATAACTTAGTACCAACGAATGATTCTGGCAACTCAGTGGCAGGACGAATCGCTACATCCGCATCTAAGTTTGAAATATTCAGTCGACGAGACGTTAAGCTGAGTTCCAGCTGAATTTTTGGATAAAGTTGATGAAAAGCCGCCAAATGCGCCCCTAAAACTAAACGAGACAGTGCATCTGTTGTCGTTAACCTCAATACACCTTCCAACTGCATTTCTTGTCCGAAAATTTTACGTTCCAGCTCTTTCACTGTCGATTCCACTGCAAGAGCGGACTCCAGCAGTTTTTTCCCTTCTATCGTTAATTTGTATCCGGTAGGAAGTTTATGAAAGACCCGTAATTTGTGGCGGTGCTCAAAAGTGTCAAGCCGACGCAATACAGTACTGTGATTGACTCCTAGTGATCTGGCGGCAGCAGATAATGACCCTTCATTCGCCACCGTTAGAACATATTGCAGGTCACCCCATCGTATGTTGTGCATTTTTGCATACCAAATATGTTTGATTAGAGAATTTTATAATAATTTAGCACAGGTATAGTTATCACACCAACGCAATAAATAGAATTGAAATTCAGGAGAAAAGTTATGTTTAAGAACACTCTACAAATTGGTCTTGTTAGTCTTGTGGCTTTCTTACAAGCCACTTCGGTCCAGGCAAATGAGGCAAAAGACGTTAATTCAGCCGAGACTCTTGAAACGGCTCAAGCCTTTTTATGGGCGGCCGGATCTG includes:
- the umuC gene encoding translesion error-prone DNA polymerase V subunit UmuC, which produces MKTVFALVDCNNFYASCEKLFRPDLKNTPVVVLSNNDGCIVARSKEVKTLGIKMGVPMFQVQDEIRKHGVVCFSSNYALYADLSNRVMTILEEEAPQLEVYSIDEAFMDLTGVDHVTDLLVFGKQVKAKVDKWTGITVGVGIGPTKTLAKLANHAAKKYPATGSVVDLMDPDRQKRLLALVDVSDVWGVGRRTTARLNARKIYTALDLANANPKSMRGEFSVVLERTIEELNGVSCLDLETVKPAKQQIICSRSFGHKVTDKQELGEAIAKYTTRAAEKLRGEKRLCRVVSVFIRTSPFIPNEPQYSKILSAELPNPTQDTRDLLEVAKAIFDYIYRSGFRYAKGGVILSDFYEYGAFQEDLFRPSSGKRHSKSLMKVVDQINHSGLGNVFFASQGVSPQWSMKREHLSPAYTTRWRDLPKVW
- a CDS encoding LysR family transcriptional regulator, with protein sequence MHNIRWGDLQYVLTVANEGSLSAAARSLGVNHSTVLRRLDTFEHRHKLRVFHKLPTGYKLTIEGKKLLESALAVESTVKELERKIFGQEMQLEGVLRLTTTDALSRLVLGAHLAAFHQLYPKIQLELSLTSRRLNISNLDADVAIRPATELPESFVGTKLCKIAFGVYGAPSYINSLQGKHPLESASWLIMYQGNASRQVSELILEEKIVMKTDSFEPLMAAAEHKMGLAYLPCFIGDSSDILQKIEVNMINQSTDLWMMTHNDLENSAKMKAFFDFMEEAIKSDHNRLAGLSY